The genomic DNA GACCTCCGAGGGCACGACCAAGCTCTCCGACGGCCTCGACCAGCTCGCCGACGGCGGCCCGCAGCTCGCGAGCGGGACCAAGCAGCTCAGCAGCGGCCTCGACCAGCTCGCGGCCGGCGGGCCCAAGCTGGCCAGCGGCACCAAGCAGCTCGCGAGCGGGCTCGACCAGTACGCCGACGGCGTCGGCACGCTCGCGGACAAGACCGCCGCGCTGCCCAAGGGCGGGCGGCAGATCGCGGACGGCGTCGCCGGGATCGAGGGCGGGCTGAAGCAGTACCAGAAGGCCCTGCGTGAGCAGGCGGACCAGGCGGCCTCGCTCCCGCAGCCGACGCCACCCACGGAGGCGGAGATCGCGGCGGCGATCCAGAAGGCCTCGCCGGCAGCGCCCACCTGCGCCCAGCTCAACCGGGGCTTCGCCGCGGCCGGTGCCACCGAGCTCGACGCGGCGCAGTGCGCGGTCGTGCTCAACCTGCTCACGCAGGCCGGCACCGACGCGACGACCACAGCGCTGACGGTGGCGGGCGAGCAGACCGCCCCCTTCACGCAGGCGCTGGCCACCTACTCGGGCAGCCAGGGCGCGGCGAAGGCGCTCGACGGCGCGGCCGCCGGGCTCAGCACCAAGGATCCCGAGACCGGCCAGAGCATCATCTCGGGCACCGCCGCGCTCGCCGACGGCGCGGACCAGCTCGCCGACGGCCTCACGCCGCTCGCCGCCGGGATCAAGCAGCTCGACACCGGCGCTCAGGGACTGGCCTCGGGGGCGGGCGAGCTCAGCAGCGGGGTCGGCCAGTACACCGGCGGCGTCACCAAGATCGCCGACGGCGCCGGCACCCTCAGCACCGGCGTCGAGCAGTACACGGGCGGCGTCACCGGCGTGGCCGACGGTGCGCGGCAGCTGAGCACCGGTCTGGTCAAGCTCTCGGCCGGGGCGGACCAGCTCGCCGACGGGACCGGCCAGCTGGCCGATGGGCTCAAGGACGGCGCCAAGCAGATCCCGACGTACGACAAGCAGGCGCGCGAGCGCCTCTCGACCGTCGTCGCCGCGCCGGTCGCGTCGTCCGACGTCACCTCGGTCTTCTCGAACGTCGCCACCACGACCCTGCTCGCCGTCCTGGCGCTCTGGGTCGGCGGCCTCGCGAGCTACCTCGTGCTGCGCGCGGTGTCGGCCAAGGCGCTGGCGAGCATGAAGTCGTCGTGGCGCCTCAGCCTGGAGAGCCTGCTGCCGGCCGCGGTCGTCGCCGCCGTGCAGTCGGTGGTCCTGACCGTGCTGATGACCGCGCTGCTCGACCTCGGCGCCGGCCAGGTCGTCCGGCTCCTCGGGCTGAGCCTGCTGGCGGGGCTGGTGTTCGTCGCCCTGAACCACGCGCTGGTCGCCTGGTTCGGCGGGGTCGGGCGCTTCGTCTCGGTCGTGCTCGTCGTGCTCACCGCGGCCGCCGCGCTGACGTCGGCCGTGCCGGAGGTCTTCGACTCGGTCACGCCGCTGCTCCCGCTGACCCCGGCGCTCCAGGGGATGCGGGCCGTGGTCACCGGCAACGGCGGGGGGGCCCAGGCCGCGCTGCTGCTGGCCTGGCTCGTCGTCGGGCTCGCCGCGGGCGTGCTCGCGACGGCCCGGCACCGCACGGTGCGCTCGAACGCGCTGGTCGCCGCCCCCGCCCGCTGAGCGCTGGCGGGGTGGGGCCCGGTCAGACCAGGGCGCGGGAGCACTGGGCGAGCTCGCCCAGCGCGTCGGTGAGCGGGACCCGCGGCGCCCAGCCCCAGCCGCGGGCGCGGCCGGTCTCCAGCTGGCCGGTCCAGGCCGGCCCGTCCTCCCAGACCGGCTCGACGCCGACCGCGTCGGCGACCGTCTGCAGGTAGTCGCGCTGCGTGGCCGGCTCGCCCGCGACGTTGACGGCGGTGCACCCGCCCGCGACGGGACCGTGCGCGACGTCGGCCTCGGCGCCGATCCGCCCGGTGGCGACGTCGGCGAGCAGGTCCACGAGGTCGTCGACGTGCACCCAGGCGAAGGTCGCGTCCGCGACGCGGTGCCGCTCGGCCTCGTCGTCGCGGATCCCGGTCGGGCGCAGGGTGTTCCAGACCGAGCTGTCGCCCGCCCCGAGGATGGCCGGCGGGCGCACGAGCACCCGGGTGAGGCCGTCGACCTCGGCGAGCGCGAGGTCGACGTCGCGCTTGGTCGCCCCGTACGCGTCCGCGTCGTCGCCCACGAGCGCGGACGACTCGTCGACGTCGCCCACGCCGGGGCTGCGGTCGTAGACGGCGGCGGTCGAGACGTGCACGAGCCGGGCGACGCCGGCGTCGCGCGCGGCCTGCGCCAGGCGCACCGTGTCCTCGACGCCGACGCGCTGCTGCACGTCCAGCGCGGAGCCCATCGGGTGGACCGTGGTGACCACCGCGTCCGCGCCCTCCACGACCTGCGCGGCGAAGGCGGCGTCACCGAAGTCGCCGACGTGCTCCTCGAGACCCTCCTGCGCCCGCGCGGTGCCCGGGCGCCGGACGACCGCCCGCACCGTCGCCCCGCGGCGTACGAGGGCGTCGCTCACGCGCGCACCGACGAACCCGTTCGCACCGGTCACCACCACGACGGGGCCGGGCCCCTGCTCTGACGTCATGACGCCAGCCTGGCACCTGCGTCCGAGCCCTCCCTGGGCCGTACGCCGGTCGGGACCGTCGCTCAGCCGCCCTGGACCTCGCGGCGCTCGTCCAGGGCGCTGCGCCAGGCGCGGAGGTCGCGCGGCACGTCGACCGCGAGCCGCCAGGTGATCATGCCGAGCACGACGGCGGCCGGAGCGCCGACGACGAGGCCCACGACGTCGGCTGTGAGCGGCCGGCCCGGCTCGCCCTCACCGAGGATGCCGACGAGGCCGGACGCGGCCAGGCCGAGCGCGCCGAGCGCCACGAGCCCGCTCAGCACGGCGCCGGGCAGCCAGCAGGTCGACAGGACCTGGAGGCGCCGCGCGGGCACCGG from Microlunatus sagamiharensis includes the following:
- a CDS encoding YhgE/Pip domain-containing protein, with amino-acid sequence MFSLERADGSRRVGLASLIGLLLVPLVLAGGFLAATWKSTDRLDRVQAAVVNLDEPVKIDKQTVPLGRQLAGGLVDGKTGDGDGAERAADTNFSWVLTDADDARSGLDSGRYAAVVTIPKDFSARATSYSDQSGDSAEQAVLDVQTSPVSGVTDPVVGQAIASTATRVLNNTLTEQYVQNVFVGFNDTKKQFSKVADAAGQLDDGTKQLADGLDQTSEGTTKLSDGLDQLADGGPQLASGTKQLSSGLDQLAAGGPKLASGTKQLASGLDQYADGVGTLADKTAALPKGGRQIADGVAGIEGGLKQYQKALREQADQAASLPQPTPPTEAEIAAAIQKASPAAPTCAQLNRGFAAAGATELDAAQCAVVLNLLTQAGTDATTTALTVAGEQTAPFTQALATYSGSQGAAKALDGAAAGLSTKDPETGQSIISGTAALADGADQLADGLTPLAAGIKQLDTGAQGLASGAGELSSGVGQYTGGVTKIADGAGTLSTGVEQYTGGVTGVADGARQLSTGLVKLSAGADQLADGTGQLADGLKDGAKQIPTYDKQARERLSTVVAAPVASSDVTSVFSNVATTTLLAVLALWVGGLASYLVLRAVSAKALASMKSSWRLSLESLLPAAVVAAVQSVVLTVLMTALLDLGAGQVVRLLGLSLLAGLVFVALNHALVAWFGGVGRFVSVVLVVLTAAAALTSAVPEVFDSVTPLLPLTPALQGMRAVVTGNGGGAQAALLLAWLVVGLAAGVLATARHRTVRSNALVAAPAR
- a CDS encoding NAD-dependent epimerase/dehydratase family protein → MTSEQGPGPVVVVTGANGFVGARVSDALVRRGATVRAVVRRPGTARAQEGLEEHVGDFGDAAFAAQVVEGADAVVTTVHPMGSALDVQQRVGVEDTVRLAQAARDAGVARLVHVSTAAVYDRSPGVGDVDESSALVGDDADAYGATKRDVDLALAEVDGLTRVLVRPPAILGAGDSSVWNTLRPTGIRDDEAERHRVADATFAWVHVDDLVDLLADVATGRIGAEADVAHGPVAGGCTAVNVAGEPATQRDYLQTVADAVGVEPVWEDGPAWTGQLETGRARGWGWAPRVPLTDALGELAQCSRALV